The Eleutherodactylus coqui strain aEleCoq1 chromosome 6, aEleCoq1.hap1, whole genome shotgun sequence genome window below encodes:
- the NKX2-1 gene encoding homeobox protein Nkx-2.1 yields MSMSPKHTTPFSVSDILSPLEESYKKVAMEGTGLGAPLAAYRQSQVSQPTMQQHAMGHNGPVSAAYHMTAAGVPQLSHTTMGGYCNGNLGNLGNMSELPPYQETMRNSSATGWYGTNPDPRFSTISRFMGPSNGMNMGSLGNMASLGDVGKSMAPLQSTPRRKRRVLFSQAQVYELERRFKQQKYLSAPEREHLASMIHLTPTQVKIWFQNHRYKMKRQAKDKAAQQQMQQDNSSCQQQQSPRRVAVPVLVKDGKPCQAGSNTPTTALQNHQQQTATALTVTTNGLGQHQSHQTNSAGQSPDMGQHSSSPSSLQSQVTNLSHLNTSSSDYGTAMSCSTLLYGRTW; encoded by the exons ATGTCGATGAGTCCCAAGCACACTACTCCCTTCTCAGTGTCTGATATCTTGAGTCCTCTGGAAGAGAGCTACAAGAAGGTGGCTATGGAGGGCACTGGCTTAGGGGCTCCCCTAGCTGCCTACAGGCAATCTCAGGTGTCTCAGCCTACTATGCAGCAACATGCCATGGGCCACAATGGACCAGTCAGTGCTGCTtaccacatgacagctgcaggggTTCCCCAACTGTCCCACACCACAATGGGGGGCTACTGCAATGGCAACCTGGGCAACTTGGGCAATATGAGCGAGCTGCCACCTTATCAGGAGACTATGAGGAATAGTTCAGCTACTGGATGGTATGGAACCAACCCGGACCCAAGATTTTCTACAA TCTCCCGTTTCATGGGTCCCTCCAATGGAATGAATATGGGAAGTCTTGGCAATATGGCCTCATTAGGAGATGTGGGTAAGAGTATGGCTCCACTTCAAAGCACCCCAAGAAGGAAGCGTAGGGTGCTGTTTTCTCAGGCCCAAGTTTACGAGCTGGAACGGAGATTCAAACAGCAAAAATACCTATCTGCTCCAGAGAGGGAACACTTGGCCAGTATGATCCATCTGACTCCAACTCAGGTGAAGATCTGGTTCCAGAATCACCGCTACAAGATGAAGAGACAAGCCAAGGACAAGGCAGCACAACAGCAGATGCAACAGGACAATAGTTCTTGTCAGCAACAGCAATCTCCAAGACGGGTAGCAGTTCCAGTGTTGGTTAAGGATGGCAAGCCATGCCAGGCAGGCTCCAATACCCCAACCACTGCCCTTCAGAACCATCAGCAGCAGACAGCCACAGCTCTTACAGTGACCACCAATGGCTTGGGGCAACATCAAAGCCACCAAACAAACAGTGCAGGCCAGTCTCCAGATATGGGTCAGCACTCCAGCAGCCCATCAAGTCTCCAGAGCCAGGTCACCAACCTTTCTCATCTAAATACTTCTAGTTCTGACTATGGTACAGCCATGTCCTGCTCTACCTTACTATATGGCAGGACATGGTGA